The following proteins come from a genomic window of Scomber japonicus isolate fScoJap1 chromosome 4, fScoJap1.pri, whole genome shotgun sequence:
- the sycp2 gene encoding synaptonemal complex protein 2 — protein sequence MAPSQHTQLEKVIDEVFKSGDVQALEVFLQKDIYEGTPVKCSTQFLTKLDKLISKGLDQNDPKSASLGLAIIYKYGKYLKVPSGGLPEIIAQGLIKKMVQWFGKCRQLWIQCGPRWNETLFNLSEDFFEALMVVHEACKEGTYEITESFLYPVGQLVVDPRIYILIQKEAIRKFNIILDKIPVELKKERKIRTSQETSEIMIKLAGQILESGDYDFQTALMEALCRMASPDQRKELADRWFTMQHVANAFVKIHDSEFETDCRKFLNLVNGMQGDKRRVYSYPCLEAYLDKHELLMPTDEKLDEFWIDFNLGSHSISFYFSLADEEAQEGQWETICINENEVQSYTVTEKGKRQVLQLNLSEVVVVGAVEGSSLTIYFSSSLDILQAACSVYGQSKNKGFVGKTSTSIVKTTVKIIMDENSSQVVPESQVSLGESEKNTASYLLPTPSALAQTPARMRFSESTTFISSCSAGGSVHGASSLSAVMQSTNGKGKPSLEMVRSCDRQSTVNLGELRTTAKTCSHGTTPGSTKAGGMTEQSKASKQAIKNKVDMKKKNITLTKAVDLVLAGRGEDQSLENGFVPDTQPRTERSIFSSWNKLSVSEMLMMPTQKIYSLPVTDSCSSLTQQPEHLASGQKSSVQGSGPIKQKELHVQLTQRLQEVLNERSQKPAVQEPAAAQRKVCDIREDSKGRSSADQHGSTSCTSKEQQAKRNGPARGKNKGQMSLEADATAVKAPVKASTTNILQERTPNVKVKTNRALSRNEKRDAEVAGSMVKLISSRYEINTKSTAKPTVENISQCWIPPLVNRPIFNMSWQTNAKEKRYVKKHLFSDTDTDYAMTEVSWLRESSRKPKPKVTKYSKSVPVKPKAPSTHTSYESPDLPPPSPKPVKGHIKSKKPDVKKAVEQPKKTVKPAAAPDRQHAAGRRPQRAAATTSKSYKEPDTDDSQSESEKHLASKYSSTDQLTKTEKNNETAKMRKKKTGCKQPTKSSLKLENNYHSSQSESESVSEQPPISKKYFAGQQGKSEKTCPEVPEVKKRKNTSSEQSVNRRQDCNNQSDLKKPSGAKQQRPENVLQDTTKLNKTNVIPAQEQTNVLEESWADRQALFSPCPPFIERMRSGERSAPTLGLTFSPILTPRGSPLPASPNLPCQDTPSPVLLLPKPRSTVSSKGNFKPSSFYSARKKGSTSKTQSIQSVSPLPSLTSRDQTPAAGPPNGPRATETSPVQQCLFSAPRPTLSLSTCPLLTSTFLEPDKPSLPSPPQSSFPEDTVNHGHIYGFNKVSPVSRLSLSQSSVLSSRVKDSPAVSLAMSHKTEKTPSSERDLMPAQLHISGPIRKRHISLSSNSEEDEREERKKSKMRGQRSPRMRPRKLFKSFAEVPAEGGVSRVTSSSHTVSSSHWEAEVASADLDMDEDLDLPDVAVHPSNLCQQFSSELKKKFQSRSKMMEVYNKQSLKTVQQHVSSLNTQVTKYRTQRLAQVQKVLLEEIHKLEQDDTVLKNMEKDLTMYWKKQVVAFHSFQEQDTRRNETLKNALQSNVCHSLEYEERIFTSQMCLIRKDMKSVQDRLLGEMQDGEIKSVKRGLHSLFFPDGGRF from the exons ATGGCCCCGAGTCAGCACACACAG TTGGAGAAAGTCATTGATGAGGTGTTTAAGAGTGGGGATGTCCAAGCACTGGAAGTATTCTTGCAAAAGGACATATATGAAGGGACCCCCGTAAAATGTTCTACACAGTTTCTCACCAAACTGGATAAACTTATCAGCAAG GGTTTGGACCAGAACGATCCCAAATCAGCTAGTTTGGGTCTCGCTATCATCTACAAGTATGGGAAATATCTGAAAGTACCCAGTGGTGGTCTGCCAGAAATAATAGCTCAAGGCTTGATCAAAAAG ATGGTACAGTGGTTTGGGAAATGCAGGCAACTGTGGATCCAGTGCGGCCCACGGTGGAATGAGACCTTGTTCAACCTTTCTGAGGACTTCTTTGAAGCCTTAATG GTGGTTCACGAAGCATGCAAAGAGG GAACATATGAAATTACTGAGTCCTTCCTGTATCCCGTTGGTCAGTTGGTAGTAGACCCCAGAATCTACATCCTTATACAAAAAGAG GCGATTCGTAAATTTAACATAATTTTGGACAAAATCCCAGTGGAGCttaagaaagagaggaagatcAGAACATCACAGGAGACCTCAGAGATCAT GATCAAGCTGGCTGGTCAGATATTAGAGAGTGGAG ATTATGACTTTCAGACAGCCCTGATGGAGGCACTGTGCCGAATGGCCAGTCCTGACCAAAGGAAGGAGCTGGCAGATCGTTGGTTCACCATGCAGCACGTGGCCAATGCCTTTGTCAAGATCCATGATTCTGAGTTTGAAACG gATTGCCGCAAGTTTCTGAACTTGGTGAATGGGATGCAGGGAGACAAGAGGAG AGTGTATTCCTACCCTTGTTTGGAGGCTTATCTGGACAAGCATGAG CTGCTGATGCCAACTGATGAAAAGCTGGATGAATTCTGGATTGATTTCAACCTTGGCAGCCACAGCATCTCCTTTTACTTTTCTTTGGCTGACGAAGAGGCACAG GAGGGCCAGTGGGAAACAATATGTATAAATGAGAATGAAGTCCAAAGCTACACTGTTACAG AGAAGGGCAAGAGACAAGTCTTGCAGTTAAACCTGTCAGAGGTGGTGGTCGTGGGTGCAGTTGAAGGATCAAGTCTCACCATCTACTTCAGCTCCTCCTTGGACATCCTGCAGGCTGCTTGCAGCGTCTATGGACAGAGCAAAAACAAA GGCTTTGTAGGAAAGACCAGCACATCTATAGTGAAGACTACAGTCAAAATTATAATGGACGAGAACAGCTCCCAG GTTGTTCCAGAAAGCCAGGTGTCTCTTggtgaaagtgagaaaaatacTGCCTCTTACCTTTTACCTACCCCGTCTGCACTTGCCCAG actccagccAGGATGAGGTTTTCAGAGTCCACCACCTTCATCAGCAGCTGCAGTGCTGGAGGAAGTGTGCATGGTGCCAGTTCCCTCTCTGCTGTCATGCAGTCAA CCAATGGTAAAGGGAAACCATCTCTGGAGATGGTTCGTTCATGTGACAGGCAGAGCACAGTTAACCTGGGCGAGCTAAGGACAACTGCTAAGACCTGCAGTCATGGCACAACACCTGGCAGCACAAAAGCAGGTGGCATGACAGAGCAG AGCAAAGCGTCCAAACAGGCCATCAAGAATAAGGTTGATATGAAGAAAAAG AACATAACACTGACGAAAGCTGTAGATTTGGTTCTAGCTGGACGAGGGGAGGACCAGTCTCTgg agAATGGTTTTGTACCTGACACCCAACCCAGAACTGAGAGAAGCAT ATTTTCTAGCTGGAACAAACTGTCAGTTTCTGAAATGCTAATGATGCCAACACAGAAAATATACTCTCTGCCAGTAACTG ATTCCTGTTCAAGTTTGACACAACAGCCAGAACATCTGGCTTCTGGCCAGAAATCGTCTGTTCAAGGCTCAGGCCCAATCAAACAAAAGGAGCTCCATGTCCAACTCACCCAGCGCCTGCAAGAGGTCCTCAATGAGAGGAGCCAAAAACCTGCCGTTCAGGAGCCAGCTGCAGCCCAGAGGAAAGTGTGTGATATCAGAGAGGACTCGAAAGGCAGAAGCTCTGCAGACCAGCATGGCTCCACATCGTGTACTTCCAAAGAGCAGCAGGCCAAGAGAAATGGCCCGGCCAGAGGGAAGAACAAAGGCCAGATGTCATTAGAGGCAGATGCTACTGCTGTCAAGGCTCCAGTCAAGGCCTCCACAACCAACATTCTACAGGAAAGAACACCAAATGTTAAAGTTAAAACTAACAGGGCCCTCTCAAGGAACGAGAAG AGAGATGCAGAAGTTGCAGGCAGCATGGTGAAGCTCATATCTAGCCGTTATGAGATTAACACCAAATCCACGGCAAAACCTACAGTAGAAAATATCTCTCAGTGCTGGATCCCTCCACTTGtcaacag GCCCATCTTCAATATGAGTTGGCAAACAAACGCTAAA GAGAAGAGGTATGTGAAGAAACACCTGTTTagtgacacagacacagactatGCCATGACAGAGGTCAGCTGGTTGAGAGAGTCAAGTAGGAAACCCAAACCCAAAGTTACCAAATATTCCAAGTCGGTGCCCGTCAAGCCTAAGGCTCCGTCAACTCATACTTCAT ATGAATCCCCAGATTTACCCCCGCCCTCTCCAAAACCTGTAAAGGGCCACATCAAATCCAAAAAG CCCGATGTAAAGAAAGCCGTGGAACAGCCAAAGAAGACAGTgaagccagcagcagcacccgACAGACAACATGCAGCAGGCAGGAGGCCTCAGAGAGCTGCAGCCACCACATCCAAGAGCTATAAAGAGCCAGACACTGATGACAGCCAGTCAGAATCAGAGAAGCATCTAGCTTCCAAG TACTCCTCTACTGATCAGCTGACgaaaactgagaaaaacaatGAGACTGCtaagatgaggaagaaaaagactGGCTGTAAACAACCAACAAAAAGCAGCTTGAAGCTAGAGAACAACTATCATAGCAGCCAGTCAGAGTCAGAATCTGTGTCAGAGCAGCCACCAATTTCCAAG AAATATTTTGCAGGTCAGCAGGGCAAGAGTGAGAAGACCTGTCCGGAGGTTCCAGAggtaaagaagagaaaaaacacctCCTCTGAgcaatctgtaaataggagacAAGACTGCAACAACCAGTCAGATTTGAAAAAGCCATCTGGTGCCAAG CAGCAGAGGCCTGAGAATGTTCTTCAAGACACAACAAAGTTAAATAAGACAAATGTCATTCCTGCCCAAGAACAGACGAATGTATTGGAGGAGTCCTGGGCTGACCGCCAGGCCTTGTTCTCTCCCTGCCCTCCTTTTATCGAGAGGATGAGAT CTGGTGAGAGGTCAGCCCCAACCTTGGGTTTGACCTTCTCCCCTATCCTCACCCCGCGGGGATCCCCACTCCCTGCCTCCCCCAATCTTCCCTGCCAGGACACCCCCTCGCCAGTCCTGCTGCTACCCAAGCCTCGCTCAACAGTCAGCAGTAAAGGAAACTTTAAGCCCTCCTCGTTCTACAGTGCAAGAAAGAAGGGTAGCACATCCAAGACTCAGTCAATCCAGTCTGTGTCCCCTCTCCCTTCACTGACCTCCAGAGATCAAACCCCTGCAGCCGGTCCTCCCAATGGACCAAGAGCAACAGAG ACAAGTCCGGTCCAGCAGTGCCTATTCTCAGCACCTCGACCTACTTTGTCTCTGTCCACTTGTCCCCTGTTAACGTCCACATTCCTTGAGCCGGACAAGCCGTCCCTGCCCTCTCCTCCTCAGTCATCGTTCCCTGAAGACACTGTCAACCATGGCCACATTTATGGCTTCAATAAAGTGTCTCCAGTATCTCGGCTGTCACTGAGCCAGTCATCAGTACTCAGTAGTAGAGTTAAAGACAGTCCTGCTGTGAGCCTGGCAATGTCTCATAAAACAGAG AAAACGCCATCTTCAGAACGAGACCTAATGCCTGCACAGCTTCATATCTCTG GACCCATTCGAAAGCGCCACATCTCTTTGTCCAGTAACTCTGAGGAagatgagagggaagagaggaagaaaagcaagATGAGAGGGCAGCGTTCTCCTCGGATGAGGCCGAggaagttgttcaagtcat TTGCTGAGGTGCCTGCTGAAGGTGGGGTGAGCCGAGTGACGTCTTCTTCTCACACGGTGAGCTCCAGTCACTGGGAAGCTGAAGTGGCATCGGCAGACCTGGACATGGATGAGGATTTGGACTTGCCAGACGTGGCTGTACACCCAAGTAACCTATGCCAGCAATTCagctctgagctgaagaagaagttccag
- the ppp1r3da gene encoding protein phosphatase 1, regulatory subunit 3Da — MDQGWFIGRERISSSNSEQQMSSSCSSFPRPCRTINLTEMLQANKPNVEKKPVPIRPPSSRVSVPRDQGLRRSLSCEPTPKPIIRERSHSLPPTTVKKKQCRHVGVRFVDSLGLDLEDIKHFKAGDDPFVPHHVTFRLLMAAELADGRHLEISLPYLKPVFAQQPGDQPGFLQHLHQQKVCLERVLCFELGIIGITQVLNLDFEKDITVRYSFTEWKSCTETKASWVSTITKNWEGEGGQISYDTFRFHLPVPPFLQPGAVLEFAIQYKVNGAEYWDNNDGKNYKLVCHNYKLNVPKECEESMVHFI; from the coding sequence ATGGATCAAGGGTGGTTTATTGGACGTGAGAGGATCTCCTCTTCAAACTCTGAACAGCAGATGTCTAGCTCTTGCAGCAGTTTCCCAAGACCCTGCAGGACTATCAACTTGACTGAGATGCTGCAAGCTAACAAACCTAATGTAGAAAAGAAGCCGGTACCAATCCGCCCCCCAAGCTCCAGAGTTTCTGTGCCAAGAGATCAAGGGCTCCGCCGCAGTCTCTCCTGTGAACCTACACCTAAACCCATAATCCGAGAAAGGTCTCACTCTCTGCCTCCCACCACAGTAAAGAAGAAGCAATGCAGACATGTTGGTGTAAGGTTTGTTGACTCTTTGGGGCTTGACCTGGAAGATATCAAGCATTTCAAAGCTGGAGATGATCCATTTGTACCACATCATGTTACCTTTAGATTGTTGATGGCTGCGGAGTTGGCAGATGGAAGGCATTTGGAGATATCCTTGCCATACTTGAAGCCAGTTTTTGCCCAACAACCTGGCGACCAACCAGGGTTCCTGCAGCATCTCCATCAGCAAAAAGTGTGTTTGGAGAGAGTCTTGTGTTTTGAATTGGGTATCATTGGAATCACCCAGGTCCTCAATTTGGACTTTGAGAAAGATATCACAGTTCGCTATTCATTTACAGAGTGGAAGAGCTGCACAGAAACAAAGGCCTCATGGGTTTCCACCATCACCAAGAACTGGGAAGGAGAAGGGGGCCAAATCAGTTATGATACATTTCGTTTCCACCTGCCCGTTCCTCCATTCTTGCAGCCAGGAGCAGTGTTAGAGTTTGCTATCCAATACAAAGTCAATGGGGCTGAATACTGGGACAACAATGATGGAAAGAATTATAAGTTGGTTTGCCATAACTATAAGCTCAATGTGCCCAAAGAGTGTGAGGAAAGCATGGTGCACTTCATTTAG